In Colletotrichum higginsianum IMI 349063 chromosome 1, whole genome shotgun sequence, the DNA window TCGTCACATTCGAACCGGGGTCTGGGCGATGTAATAGCAACGGCGGATGAACGGACGTCTGGTCTCGCGATCTGTGAAGTATTCGCAATCACTGACATTGATCTCAGAAAAACTCAAAACTCGAAACTCGACAGGGAGCGTTCCCAGATTCAAAACCCTCGATTCCTTCCTTTTGGCGAGTCCCGATCGGCCGATGTATTTGCATCTCCGGTTACACATTCCCAGCTTCACGGCCGAGGGATCGGTGGATTTTGTTTTTCTCCGGCAGCTTTTTTGTTCTTCGGCTTCATGCCGGCATCTAAACCAACAGCAGAAACATCATGACGGGGACCCGGCCGCATCTTTGGGGGCAGGATGGTGGAGGGGGGTTGCTTCAGAACGGCGGAACAGGGGTTGGAAGCCGCAGATGTGAGGAAACAAAAATCTACGCGAGgcgagtgtgtgtgtgtgagcgCACTTTGACTCAAACACGCACTCGACAGTCCATCATCATGCGTCGTGAACGCCTTTGAACGTCGCCTCACTGTTTCTGTGTTGCTCGGGATCTTGCATCATTGTCTGGCTTCTTCGTTGCTTGTTGGGGAGCTTGGgagacgggggaggggggggggggggggggggagggagacaTGAACATGGAAATGGACACTCGGATCTCCTGTAGAGTTGCTTTTTCCATCTGCGGGTTATGAGCATCATCTCCCCTGCGGGGGTCCACCGTCCAGCCAGAGTCTTGGGAATGCCCGACGGTTATTGTTAGGTAAACCACTTTGGGATTGGACTGCCGAGTCGAGATTCGGCGTTCGCTTATGTAGGTTCTTTTCTCAAcaagggggaagagagagagagagttgcTGCAAGCCCGCTCTCCCCTCCCAAGGCCATGCAGATGACGACCAACTGCATCGGAGCTGTCCATGGCCTGTCTCCCTTCTTCACGCAcacgagggggaggggacgtTTTCTTCGAGTCCCAGCCAGGCCAACGAGCCAATGTCTTGAATTAGTGTGTCATTGAGAAGCTGATGAGGATCCTTTCCTCCTCCCGGAGTCCCGCGTACTCACTAACACCTAGTCGAGAAAACTCTGCCAGCTCTATTTACCCACTCGCCTCCCTACATTCGATCTACCGAGTGGCAATAATCACCCCCGATGCTTTTCAGATACTGCAACACCTTGATTGATTGTTGCTATTATTATTTCTTCCTCCCGGACGATGATGTTGCTTCTCACAGACGGAGAACTGAACGCACAGCGGTAGCACCACTCTGTTCATTTTCTCAACTCCCTCGTCCTGAATTCGAGGCAACGCCGCGGCGCAACGGCAGCCGGGGGTCGGTAGCTTGTCTTTGCCCCCGTCCCGCGGGGTCGTCCAACCAGACCTGCAGTCGGTCCTCCCATCTCGGCGGATGTGCCGACACGAGCCCCGTGCGTGCGGGCTCCGGTGAGAATCGGGACTTGATTGCGAGAGCAAGCTCGGCGAATGTGGAGCTGGGCGTGTGTAATACGtatttgtgtgtgtgtgtatatgtCGCCGCGGCAgacgccctcccccccccccccctaagCACACGCAAACAactttccttttttctttcttttttttcaCGAGCTGGGCAAAGAAAAAGAACCATCAagttcccccccctcctacCATCCTGAAATtcatggccaaggcggcACAACTAGAgtcccctctctcccccttccccccatTCCTCAAGACGATCTTCTCATATGCATGGGTTCGCCATCTCGCAGGTCTCACCCACCGCGACGGAACATTGCCCGGAAGGCCTCTCCCGGGACGGCCGACATGGGTTCAACttcaagggggggggaggggggcatcTGAACCTCCACCGAAAGCCCAAAAGCCGCAagggcgggaggggggactCGCAACCATCGACCGTGTGGACTAGCTGGTTTCCCGGGTCGAGGTCCCGCGTGTCTTGAATCTTCTTGGTAGGTCCGTTCCCTCCGATGATGCTggtcccctttccccccttcccatccCACTGGCTCGCGGGACTCCATCCGTCTAGCCCAGGGCGAGTCTAGTTGGGAGCACATCTCATTCACAGAAGTATGGAAAAAAGCAACCCATCATCTTTCTTGTTGTCTCGAGGCGATCTCCAGTGCTCCACCAGACGAGCCAACTTCGGCTGCGGCccacaacaacaacaacaacgacgacccCCGGGGGGTTTCCTGACGGTGGTGGAGGGCGCGCTAGACTTCTGCTTTGAGATGGAACTGAGCAAACATTGCCAGGGAACCAGGGGGGGGTAGATGCTCTGCGCATCCATCATCCCCATCATCACGAATACATAAGCCAAAGTGCTCGCACGATGTTGAATGTGATGAGAACTCGGAAACCATCGCACTGAGCAGCATTCCCCAAGAAAGACACGGGTTCATCTAGCAAGTCACGGTAGTcatcttcaccaccaccgtcaccaccattatcgtcatcatcatcttcttcctcatccttTTTCTCCAAGAACTACAAGCCAGTGACGAAAGATGAGGCGTAACTCGGAATACAGGGAGGCGGGTCCTCCCCTGGATCTCTGCGTTCCCATcaccgaggagaaggacatCGAGATCGTCTTCACACACAACATCGGCGACGAGACATATCCGGAGAAGTACACCCAGCAGACGCAGGCCGTCATGGGAGCAGAGTCGTTCACGTCCACCCATACCGACGACGAGTCCAGCAGCGTGAGCAGCGACCCCGAGAAGCCGGCCATGTCCAAGGCGCGAagcatcgccctcgtcacAACAGTCAGCGGCGCAAGCTTCATGAACGTGagtccatccatccacgCGGACATTGTTCCCCCGGTTTACCTCCACTATCATGACACTTTCTAACCTTTTCCATCTCGCTCCAACACAGACCCTCTCAGTAcaggccgtcgtcatcatcctcccGACCATCGGCCGCGACATCGGCATCCCGGAATCCCGCCTCCAGTGGATCGTCTCGGCCTACTCCCTCGCCTTCGGCTGCTTCCTCCTGCTCTGGGgccgcatcgccgacatCTACGACAAGcgcatcatcttcatcgccggcaccgcctggctcgccgccaccaccctCGCCAACCCCTTCATCCCCAACGAGATCGCCTTCAACCTGTTCCGCGGCCTGcagggcctcggcgccgccgccaacgtgCCCACCGCCATCGGCATCCTGGGGACGACCTTCCCGCCGGGCAAGACGAAGACGTACGCCTTCGTCGCctacggcgccggcgtgccCCTTGGGAGCGTCTTCGGCACCATCCTCTCGGGCTTCATCGCGCAGTACGCCAGCTGGAAGTGGGTGTTTGGCGTCAtggccctcctcgccggtctcgtcgccgttgccggctgCTTCTTCATCCCGCCCGTCGCCCCGACAGTGGTAGCAGCAGCGCCGAACGAGGCGAAGGCCCCCGGCGCCAGCAAGTTCAAGTCCGTCGACTggatcggcggcggcctcatcACCGTCGGCCTCTTCGCGCTGATGCTGGCCCTGACCGAGGGCAACGTGGTCGGCTGGCGGACGCCCTGGATCCCCGCCCTCATCGTCGCGtccctcgccgtcatcgccgtcttctgGTTCTGGCAGCGCCACCTCGAGTTCAAGACGGACCGGCTGCCCCTGATGAAGACGTCCATCTTCCACAGCGGCAAGTTCTGCGCCGCGCTCGCCATCATgggcctcttcttcgcctccttcaacaacttcctcatcttcgccACCTACTTCTACCAGGACTACCAGGCCAAGTCCATCCTCACGACGACGCTGTACTTCTTGCCCACGGGCATCGGtggcatcctcgtcgcctgggccgccgccctcttgATCTCGCGCGTGCCGACCtacatcctcctcgtctgcggcaacgtctccgtctccatcgCCTGTCTCCTCTTCGCGACGCCGATCCCGACGAGCACGTCCTACTTCGCCTACGGCTTGCCCGCCATGCTGCTgtccgtcatcggcgccgacatGGCGTGGCCCACACTCATTTTGTTTGTCTCCAAGGCGCTGCCTCAAGAGGaccaggccctcggcggcgcgctcgTCAACTCGGTCGGTCAGGTCGGCCGGTccatcggcctcgccatctCCACGGCCGTCCAGAcggccatcatggccaaGGCCAGGGGCGTCTCGGTCGAGAACGCGGGCCCCGTGGAGGAGTGGGACCAGCCCTCGTTGGACGGTCTCCGGGCGGCCAACTGGATGAACTTTGCCCTCGGCATCACTTCCCTTACCATTGTCGTATTATTCTTCCGCAGCTCAGAGATTGTGGGGAGGGCCGAGCCGGCGCCAAGGAAGAGGGCGTCGGATattgaagacggcgtcgtgACCCGCAGTGAGATTATTGTGGATAAAGACTAGATTTCCTATGTTCAAATACAAAAGTTTTGGTTTTCTCTTCACCTCTGCCCACTAATCTGTCCATAAGTCAACTCATCTCTCGTGACCGGTGGTGAACCTTGGATATTCGAGCTAATTATGTTCCAATGGCGCAGCTGAAGGCAGCCAGTGTTCAGCATCATCTTTTGAATAGTGAGTGACGGCATCAGCCCCTTAGTTGGGGTCCTTGAGGGTTAAGCATGAGTGACTACATTCGAGAGGCAGCACAGCAAAGACTCCTTATTCGCACCGAGACTCTCCACACGTCCACCTGGAGCAAGCACGCCACAAGCGCACGTAGGCAGGCCACACTGAAGTTGATTATCCGGCTTGTCCCCTACGATCATATCATTTCGATCATCGATTTCCCTTTTTACCCAGCCGAGCGTTTCCTGTACCGCTTAGTTCCAACGTCCGGGGCCCTTGCTCCTTAGCTCTGCGGCGCAGAGAGAGAACAAAATGTTTGCTTCCAAAAGCAACCCACCACCCCCTACCTACCCCGGGGACTCGAATAACAAGCATCCCCGGTCCCAATGGGCAAACTCGACCGTGCGAGCCCCTCCTCACCGCACCTTGAGCGAGGCAAACATCGAGCACGCAAAATGAAGAAACCCTTGAAGCGAGACTCGACTGCGCGGAGGCTCTGGCAAGCATTACACGGCAGCAGTCAATAATCGACACCGGGATCGCGGCATTGTCTGCTTTTGGGCCCCGTTCCCGTCTCTGCATGTCGTTTTGTGTTTGTTCTCTGGGGACGGTGGGCCGCTCGCTGCACGGCTGGGTGCCTCATCACCGGGTGGCACCGGGAATCGCGCCGTGGGCTCCAGGCTCTGGGGTCCGGCTGCTTGCTTGGTGGCGTTGCATTAATCCGCGGGCAGACAATGTTGCCACCGTTGCAGACGTTCGTGTTGGAGCCAACTGCATTGGAGCGGGGAGCGTCACTATTCCGAGTTGTTGAAGGTCTTCGCGTTAATTAGTACTCAACTACATAGAAAGGGGCGGGATTTCGTAACTTCAATGTCCGATATGCCACAGCAGAACACTCTCACACTCACCAACACAGCCGGGACTCCTGAGCAAGATCAAAGTGTCAATGACGTGTAGAACTGTCTCGCAGCAATTCATCCGGATGTCTCCGTCTTTCACCGCCAAGCGCCCGACCCATGATAAATGCTATACACAATCCCCATTCTTTTGATCTACTGCTCTATTCTCATCCCCATTGAGGGCACAAGATGGCCCGCTAACCCGTAGTCATTGCCACGGCTCTTGCTTAGCAGCGCAAAAACTTTTCAAGACGCCCGTCTCCGCCTAATCAAACAGGCGTTGTGGTACGCGATGGTGCTGGAGGGTCCAGCCTCGAAACTTTAGCCTCTGCGGTTCCATGGACACTGCACTTTGACGAGGTACTAGACACGGACAATCAACACAGGTCTCTGCTCAGTGGGTGAACTCTAATGTAGTTTGAAGAGTCCAGTCCAGCCAGTTGACCGCGGTCCAGGGATGGTGCAAGAGGAGGGCGTCTGTCTTATCTTGTAGGCACGGGAGGGTTTCGTATTCATTAATATTCGAGAGGTACGCTGGAAATAAATGGACACAGTGCCACAACTCGGGCTCTGGTGTATCACGCGAACGTGTCTGTACACGCTGAGGACGGATCGCGTACGTATCATTCCCAGGCCTTCTGACACTTTTCATACGCGGGCAGTGCCCACGTCTTCATCCAAGCCATGTCCAACACCTCCTCTGCAGTCGGCCGCTCGCTGGGTCTCCATGCGAGCATCCGGCGTAGCATCTCAAACAGcgcagcctcctcctcgtcgtcgatgacgtcCATGCCGCAAGACTGTCTCGGCTCCTGCACCCACTGCTCAAACCGCCTATCCCACGTCCATATGTCACGCTCGTTGCTGAGCGGTCGCCCCGCCTCGTCGAACCATTTCGACCGTTCTTCCCAGCTATCCCACCACTCGGACGGCAGGGGACCTTGCAAATGAACCTGCTGGGCGGTGATTTCGTCCTGGGGCGCAAGGATCCCGTCGATTAGGGATCTGTGGGCGAGCAACTCGAAGACGGTGCAGCCGAGACTCCATATGTCGGATGCCAACGAGAGCGGCGTCTTCGGCTCGAAGAACGCCTCAGGTGGACGAATCACGAGGGGCGTGTATGATTCAAAGCGGGATTTCTCTGATGGGCGAAAGGCGACGCCAAAGTCGACGAGTAGTAGCTTTGCTTCGTCCAAGGCGATCTCATCGCTTGCTTTTCCCAGCCACACGGGCGGGATGGCGTACGGAGGAACCCCAGCTGCTGAAGAGGTGAGTTTTCCGTCGAGGCGGACGACAGCCTCTGGCTCTGGGGCTCCAAACTCGGCATATAACTGGTCAACTGAGAGGTTGTTGAGTGATGAAGGTagctggagaaggaggtTGCCGAGATGGAGATCTGAGGCAGGGAGCTGATGGGTCAGCGAAGGAAGATGTGGCAGCGAAGAGAACGGGAATAAAAACCTACGTACCCCCATGAGCATAACCGTGCGAGTGAACGATAGACACAGCCATAGCAAGTTGGGCAGCCAGAGACCGAGCAACGTCGAGCTGGAATAGTCTCGGGTCGGACGCCTCCTTCGCGTCCATAATGCTGCATCTGGCCGGGAGTGTTACGAAGCAAGGATGAGTCCCGTTGGGGCCTTCAAGAGTAAAACGGTCCAGGACCAGAGGGATTATGCCCGCCTTTTCTGCCGCGTGGCTGAACCCATCAGAGGTAGCAACAGCGCCTGGCGTGAGCTGAGACAAGATATCCACTTCCCGGCTGTCCGCATCTGCGGTGCCGACTTTGATGGCGACATACGTCGACGTGTGATTGTCAAGAGCAAGCCATGCCGTCGAGAATGTGCCGTGACCGAGCTTGTGGACTATGAGATAACGCTCGTGAAGAACATCTCCGATCTGGATGGGGTGATAGCCACCCGGCCGGTAGTCGCCCAGTGCCTCAACGTCTTCAACATACCCATACTCAATATGCGATGCTGACATGGTGGAGTATGGAGCACTCGGCTGAACGAGAAAAGTTCGTTTGGGGAGTTGGAAAGGCGAATGACACGCTCGTCGCGGAACAACGCGTCGCAGGAGGATCGGCAGCGTCCAGCAGCCGCTCGTCAGCAACAGGCCAGAGGCGGACAGCTTGCCGCCGAGTTGGTTATGAAGAAGAGTAGGAAGTCTAGTAGACATGCTGGGCGAGGGGGGCGTACTGACCGAAACGCAAAACAGGAAGCGTTTAGCGTGGTTGGTTGCCAGATGTCAGATGTGTTGGTGAAGACTGTTTCTTTTATGTTCAAGGGAGGTTTACGTTGGAGCCGCCTAGGCCCCCTTCTTACATGGCCTCCATGTCTGGCTACGCACTCTCGGTTCCAACGATAAGGTTCCACAAAGCCAAGATTACAGGGACAGAAGCGGTAATGCGACAACTGATGGCCTTGTACCATCAGTCAATTAACGGGGACAGGCTCTATGGCATTTGTCCGCTGCATCATGCCGCTTCTTCAGTTCCCCCAAACCATGAATACAAACAGCAGATGGCGTGGGTCTAGGCTGTAATCCAAACACTTCTAATTATCTTTTCTCACTTATATCCACAGAGCTGCGCCTCGAATCGATGCGCCGTACTGCTTGTTTCCGCGGTCATCCAGCTACCCGAGCAACGCCGGCTCCGGAGACCCACCTCGGACCCGGAACCTCCACCCCGAAAGATTGGTCTCGGAGCCGACCAGTCCGCAATCCGAGCGGTTGGTGGCGGATTTGCTTCATCTGATTGACTTCGGGGGTTGATAGGCATCAATCCAATCCTTCCAACGTCTGACATCCAAGCCGCTAGCGCTGCCTGTCAGCGC includes these proteins:
- a CDS encoding SRPK2 bound unphosphorylated translates to MSTRLPTLLHNQLGGKLSASGLLLTSGCWTLPILLRRVVPRRACHSPFQLPKRTFLVQPSAPYSTMSASHIEYGYVEDVEALGDYRPGGYHPIQIGDVLHERYLIVHKLGHGTFSTAWLALDNHTSTYVAIKVGTADADSREVDILSQLTPGAVATSDGFSHAAEKAGIIPLVLDRFTLEGPNGTHPCFVTLPARCSIMDAKEASDPRLFQLDVARSLAAQLAMAVSIVHSHGYAHGDLHLGNLLLQLPSSLNNLSVDQLYAEFGAPEPEAVVRLDGKLTSSAAGVPPYAIPPVWLGKASDEIALDEAKLLLVDFGVAFRPSEKSRFESYTPLVIRPPEAFFEPKTPLSLASDIWSLGCTVFELLAHRSLIDGILAPQDEITAQQVHLQGPLPSEWWDSWEERSKWFDEAGRPLSNERDIWTWDRRFEQWVQEPRQSCGMDVIDDEEEAALFEMLRRMLAWRPSERPTAEEVLDMAWMKTWALPAYEKCQKAWE
- a CDS encoding Major facilitator superfamily transporter; translated protein: MRRNSEYREAGPPLDLCVPITEEKDIEIVFTHNIGDETYPEKYTQQTQAVMGAESFTSTHTDDESSSVSSDPEKPAMSKARSIALVTTVSGASFMNTLSVQAVVIILPTIGRDIGIPESRLQWIVSAYSLAFGCFLLLWGRIADIYDKRIIFIAGTAWLAATTLANPFIPNEIAFNLFRGLQGLGAAANVPTAIGILGTTFPPGKTKTYAFVAYGAGVPLGSVFGTILSGFIAQYASWKWVFGVMALLAGLVAVAGCFFIPPVAPTVVAAAPNEAKAPGASKFKSVDWIGGGLITVGLFALMLALTEGNVVGWRTPWIPALIVASLAVIAVFWFWQRHLEFKTDRLPLMKTSIFHSGKFCAALAIMGLFFASFNNFLIFATYFYQDYQAKSILTTTLYFLPTGIGGILVAWAAALLISRVPTYILLVCGNVSVSIACLLFATPIPTSTSYFAYGLPAMLLSVIGADMAWPTLILFVSKALPQEDQALGGALVNSVGQVGRSIGLAISTAVQTAIMAKARGVSVENAGPVEEWDQPSLDGLRAANWMNFALGITSLTIVVLFFRSSEIVGRAEPAPRKRASDIEDGVVTRSEIIVDKD